GATCTGCATGTTTTTAACTGCAAGTGagtttttttttgttccttattCTCATAGATGAATATAAGCTCGTATGCTTTTCCAATCAATACCTTAGAGCTAAAAGAAGATGACACAACTGCAGAACATCCTTTGAGCTGTTTCCATAGGGTATACCCCTAATTATGTCCTGATCCAATATgggagcagtgctgcttctgatttCAGGTGCTGCTTCTTTGGGTAGGACTTCAGGTCTAACACCCATGCTCCCGCAGAAAGTGTCAGGAGAGATCTAATGAATACAGGTGTTCAGCTGTCTGCTTTATGTTTCCTCTAAGTGCAGTGTGCTCAAAGCACATCAATCCTTTTTTAACTTGGTTTTCTCAAGTGAACATTACATCTCTGACCACATGTGCTTCAAACTACAACACTATCTGATTTCAATAGTGATCGCCCTTTGCCTGCAACTAGTTTGCTTCTAGCTCATGGGTGAACTTCTGAACCTTACTTTCTTGTTTGCAAGGTAATTAATGTTAGCAAAACTGGCAAAGCCTAGTCTGAAAGATTAAATGGATTTCTCAGGGCTAGAGTCTGTCCTTGCTATGTCTGTTGAGAGTTGTATATGTGAAGAAAAAATGGCATATAATGTTTGGTGTAGGAGAATACCTTGTCGGCGTAGCTGTGTATGGTCAGTCTGTTCCATGGGTGTGCTTCGCCAAACACTACTGATACCACGAGTCGACTTTTGCTGCTTACCTCTGTGATGCCAACCAGGAGCCATTTTAGCTGTCAGTGGGATTTCTGTTGTCAAGAGGTCCATGCTAGATCTGATTGCTGTACTACAACTTGTTGGCTGCTTCTAGAAaggtctgctttttcttttacagttgcAGCATTTgcacaaagaaacagaacagacaCTTCATTGTCCCAGCATCGCGTTTCAAGTTGCTGAAGGTAGAGTAAGAATGTAAGAGCATGGCCATGAACACGAGCAGTATAATCCAGTGTTATCCTCAAAGATGCAAGTGGCAGCCAGTTTTCTATCCTAAGTTTGTCTATGGCTGGTTGGGGGAAATGGCTGAGTTTTATGCCATCTGGTGTGGATGTATTAGTGCATCTTATTTAGTGAGCTGATGTTAGAGCTCTTGCAGTTCTCAGACTTGACTGTTATGGACACGTGTATATACAAAGCACAGGGGTTCAGAAAAGGAGCATGAATGCAGAACTCTGCATCTCAAGTAAAGACATGAaggcagtattttaaattttacatttcttaCCTACAGGCCCATAGAAAGTAATACACCTATTTATGTGGAAAACTTacattgcttttcatttgcttaGGGTGCTGATAATTTGACAACATACACCTTCAACACACATCGTGCCCAGCACACATTCTGCAAGACCTGTGGCGTACAGAGCTTTTATACTCCTCGTTCTAATCCAGATGGTTATGGTAGGTAGAAAGAATAAGCTGTGGTAACCAAAGTTTACCACCAAGCAAACCTTGGATAAAGACTCCATTGGATGCTAACATGATAGCAGTGAGCAGCATGTGTCTTAAGAGTTTGTTCCTAAAGTGCTAAACATCTGGAACTGCAGTCTGAACCTGTAGCTCCTCCATAAGAAACAGTCTTACCTATGATGTGTGGGCTTCTGCCTGTGACAGGTTTCTCATCTAGGCTCCTCAGCCTTACAGCAATAGCTGGACTGAGCATGTACCATTCCCTGAGATGCCCCATCCACAGAGTGGTGCAGGCATCTCCCACACTTTATCTATGAAAAGCAGGTTTCTATGTACTCTGTCTTTCTTCAGGAATAGCTCCCCATTGCCTGGATGATGGCACCGTGCAGACCATTGTCACAGAGGATATCAATGGCAAGGAATGGGAGAAGGCAGTGAAGGAACATAAGACCATCAGAGACATGTCAAAACCCTGacacaaccttccagcagctgaaCTTGGAGCACTGCTGTGGAACTGTAGTCTGGGCTTTCCTGGGTGAGGGTTGGCAAAATCAATCTCTACATTATTGTTATCTGTTCTCTGTTTCTTAAATAAATCTTTCTATGCTGCCTGTCCCACTCATTTGTGACTTTCAGTTTTCAAACTACCTCTGTTCCATAAAACACCCCAGGGCTGCTATTTTGGTACTTTGCCCTTAGCTGTGCTAAAGTTTAAATCACAATAAACAgagcaaagtattaaaaaaaaaaaaaaaatctaatctttGCTTGTATGGatatttcctgtgtttcaagTCTGGCTTATAAAAATGTCCCATATAAGATAATCTCTTGCTTTAGGACATAATACTAACTTacactgttttttctccattgacttcaatgaattTACCATGGATTTAATGTTAAAGGGGATCTGAAAGAGCTTAGCAGGCTTAAGCTCAGTAAAGCCTAGGCTCAGGTTCAGTAAAGCACTGACACAGGTGCTTAGCTGTATGCAAGAGAGGGGCCACTGAAGTTATTCACGTGATTAAGTACTGTTTTGCTTAAGCCTGGACTTAGTCATGGTCTTAAGGCTGACTAGGCATATGTTTAGGCACTGACTCATGGCCAGGGAACAGAGTTCAACACTGTCATACTCTTACAACAATGAGCACGTACTTCAGTACAACCAGGAACTCTCTGTTGTCTTCAGGAGGAGGATGTGCTTACAGCAACAGATCAGGATCTGGCAATTTGGGCTCTGATCTTAACTATGCAATGACTAGCTGTGTAGATGCAGGAAAGATGCCTCCTGTACATGTAAGCCCACATAAATGAGTGCAAAGGCCCACAGAAATGTTGAGTATTGCTGACTTTGCTCCACCGTGACCCCACAGAAACCCAAATCATTAGTAAAATCTCTGTATAGGCTAAGAAACGAAACCACTGAAAGCTGCTTCACTTACCTTTTAACATAAAGGGAGAGGATCTTTAATTCTTGCACTTGTCTTTTACATAAGTGGAACAGCTTTTGAAACACCTCTTGGAATTTTTATCTCCGTGTGTGTTCTATAAAACGCCTAATTACAGTCTGGGTCTCTTGCACCTCATTCTTACATCCTGTTGAGACTCTTGTGAGTTGATCTCAAACCCCATGTTCTGAAGCAAGAAGAAATGCTCATGTTTCATGAGGGACGCTCTGCGAAGGTAGAGCCTGCAACACAATGTGtatgaaagaagcagcagtagcagcaaagATCAGTGCAATTAGAGAAACTGGTGGGATTTCTGATGTTTTATTCATAAGCTTTGGCTTTTTAAAGTTCTGACTAAATAAGACAGGTCTTGTGGTTCTGGTTTTATCTGTGGAGACAGCATGATCTTTGAAGTGTTACTCCTGATAATCTGGATTTTAGAAAAGCACCAAGAGATAGCCACCAAGCAGTCCTTGCAGCTATATCCTCTTGGGGAAAAATAGTTTGTGCCATATCTTCTCTAATGAAGAATACTCCTGCATTTGACTCCCAATTAGGTTAATCCAAATTTCTTATCCTATTTAAGCTTCTACAGTGAGAAAATAGAGTAGCTGTTAAACCCTGTTCATCTCAATGTATCAGGCAACAAGATATTCAGAAGGAAGTTCATACAGCCTGTTTTCTGTAGTCTGAAAGAATGCTACACAAAGAGAATCCTGTCCTCTTGAGCATGTAAGTTTTCCTTAGTCCTGGGCctggcacattttttttttttttcacttattcttTTAGTCCTGAAGTTGTGAGCGATGTGTCTTTCACAGAAGGCGGAGTGAATTGATCACCATATAACGTGAGAAAAGCATATAGATGTGGCGAAACCAGAGGAGCTGGCTGCGATGACACCGCATGGCTCTCTAGAAGGAAAAATAGTTGAGAAAGCATTACAAGAACATTCTTGACCTAATGTGAGGGCAGTTTCCTAGGCCTCCTGTGCGGTTCACTGCCAATTTACAGGACAGCCTGTTTTCAATGAGCAGGGAACAAGTAGTGGGAGGTAGAAGGCTGCCTACTCTATGGGGCCAAAGGGCAGGGAGAGGCCTGTCTGCCCCTATGTCGCTGGTGGTGTGCTGCCTGGTGTTTAGAGGGGTCCTGCTAGAAAGGACATTATCAGCTGCAGATTGGTGCTGTGACAGTTTCTTTGTCACATCTAACTCCTCCTCCTATGTGATCTCACGCCTGGGTGTTCAcatgctggggaaggagaaaccTGATAGGTGTGCATCTGAGAATGCTTTGCCTGCTGTTTCCGATCATACATTGCCAGCTGAAACTTAATCTATTTATAGTGCACCAGCTTAGAAAGGTcagatttcagaaacaaaaaacacAAGGGAATAACACCACCTTTATCAGAGCAGTTTCCATACATAACTATCTTTTAGCAGCCTCAAAAGCAGGAAAGTTATGTAATTTGTGGATTAACAGTACTGTTTGCCAGGCAAGTATTTTCATGCTATGGAAGGGGAGCTCATCAGATTTGGATATAGGTAACCGTGGCCTAAATGTGTGAGATCTCATGCAGCAAAATAGTTCAAAAAATACACAGTAGAGAAGGGAACTCATAAAGAGCTTTGGATCACAACTTCACAAGCTGTCTCTATCTTTAGTTAGAGCTATGATCCAAGGACGTGGTTCCTGGCACACAGTCATGCCATTCTTTCACAGGCCACTCTCATGTTCAGAATATTATGTTGGATCCAGCCTCCTTTGAAATACATCCTACATCCTTGACACAGTGTAAAACTCAGTGCACTGTGACTACTCAAGATCTCTGAGCTGCAAATCTGCTCAGCCCTGTCCTGCTATCCACACAGCACATGAAGCAACCTGTCTTGTTCATGTTTTACAAATCACTGAAGATCATTCGTAAGTGACATTTGTAGTCcgtgtatataaatatttatgaagttcTCTGTCAATATGACACTTCTGACTAAAGTCTTCACAACGATGATGAGCTATTCAAACAGGTTAAGCAGGTACCACCACGCATCTCACCCTAGCTTGTTCAGTCTCCTCCTCTGTGAGTATGAAGAGTGCATctctgggcaggaggcaggaaaCGGGTACATCCAGGACAGAGATGTACTTCCGGAAGAGATTTACTGATTCAAGCACGAGCACACAGCACCCTAGACAAAGAGAAtgagaataaatatttcagaactaCAGTATTCTTGTAAGGTGCCCAACTCTCCATGCTCAGCAGGTCTTTGCAGGCTGCCCTGTATTGCTAGCCACGGGGATCCTTTTTGTACAAAAAGGGGAGCAACTTCTACTCATGCTTCCACCAGGATCTCTTTGTGCCCAGTGCATGTCTATGACCATTTGTACTGGTTCTTGTTCTGTATGGGGTCTATGGAAAGCAAAGCTAGCTCTGAATacagagggtttgggggtttttttcttataatttaaattattcctaCGTAATTAGACtcaaaggaaaaagcacagatgGCTCTCTGAATGCTGGCACTATATCACATAATGGAAATTTAAAACAGCAGTCTCTGCTTCAGCTACAGAAGTGAAATTTCCTCTTTCTACTCCAATTCTTagctacagaaaaaatatttacaagattcaGGAATGGCTGTATCAAATATTAACTCAGGCAGGCAGTTACATTTTAACAGAGTTCCAGAATTCATTGCTCAGATGTAACATATATAAAGATTCTACTggtgtggaattttttttctattttaaagagcCCCTTGAACTCAAAAGTTAATTGCTATTTTTTCTACCATGGCTAAATTGTCTTCACTGATGAGCTCAGAGCTACTGATGGTCCTATTAAGAGCCTGTAGCTCTCAAGAGAGCTGCTTTGGGATTTCTTAGGGCTTGGAAGCTGCTGTGATTTTGCTCCACACTTCAGACATTGTATTAAAGTTCTGCAGAAGAGGCCAAAGTCACAGTTTACACAGGTGGTCAGATATACAATTAGATTTGCAATGAGATTTTCTTCAGTGTGCCCTTAAACAGCGAAATTATACAAAGGAGACAAAGAACAATGCTGAATTGCTACAACGGCTGCCTAATGGACATTTTAGTGTGTGAAGCCTGTGCTCACGTCTAATACTGCTTAAGCTGTTATGTTCGTTATGTCCTGAGTACAAAGCAAAGTGGTGGTGCTGAAATACCTCTTGGCCCTAAAATGTAAGCAGGACTTGTGTCCTTCTAAGGGAAAAGATTCTCCAGGACAGGGGCAGAAGCAAACGTCTTTTCCTAAAGGAGTAACTACACAAGGTGGGTTTCTGTGAGAGAGGTGATGATGCCTCTGCTAGGAGCCCTTTATGCAGATCTGCTAGTGCTCAGAAATCTCATCCCACAAGGATCTGAACAGTCAACCTGCTGCTAACTTCCCTACTTTGGACATTTGGTAGATCCTTCAGTCTAGCCTCTACCAAGCATAAGATAGGAAAGCAAAACTTGTTGCTCTTATGGTGAATGAATTTCCTGGAGGCACAAGGCCCCACAAGTCTCCAAAGTAGAGCATGGTACTCAAAGATACCCCACCAACACCACTCCTTCCCCAGTCAGGGGAGACACGCTGGACCCAGGAACAAAGAACATGCACAGGACGATCCTCCACAAATCCCCTCACAAGTGATTTGTGTCCCCTGCCTCTTCCCAGTGATGCTAACTCATTTCACTGCAAAGAACGGTCTTGCTTTTATTCCAGCCAAAGCCTGCAATGGCAGGACATGGCAGCCCTGATGGACTCCCTCCAGCACATCTCCAGGATCTTtcaattcctttcttctttgtccTTCAAGAGAAGGATGTACAATTTGTTCCAACTTTTCAATAGCCTTTTCCACTCTCAAAAGTGAAACTGGAAactctttatttatttcagtatcaCAGAGGGCTCCAGGACCATGCTCCCCTTCCAGTTCTCTTTCTGCATTGATCCTGGGACATGACTCCCAAGCAGGGTGGACAAAGCATTCAAAGGAGTTACTTTCTCCTGCTGTGGGCAGCAATGGGCTGGGTTAGAGGCCTCAAGGGAAATCACTGGCACTTCCATCCAGACAAACGCTGACACGAGTCTGTGCTGTACCAGGAACCAGAGGCAAAGCCCTCCTGAATCTCATGGACATTTGCTGCAGGCCCGGCCTGCCAGGAGCTGCCGGGAGATGGCGGTGTCCACCAGCTGCGGAGGGAGCAGGGACCCACAGCCCGCTTCCCCGCCGGCAGTGCCTTGCCCAGGTTGCCCAGGTTAGGATCACTTTTGGCATCCCTCTGCCCTGAAGGCCCTGCTGTCTTAACTATGTCAGTACGGTGTCCTTAATCCCATCCTACTGCAGCCTCAGCCATCCAACCCTTGCAAGGTCATCGTgcccatccctgcagagcagcagctgtgcaATGCCATCTGGAAGGATTGATGGCTCTGCCAAGCTCTCTGCAGCGAGACCCTTGGACGTGCAGGAATGCAGGCAGCCGTGTGACCAGCGTGGCCTGTGCCACTTCCCACCTGAGACCCTGTCTCTCTCATGGTCCACCTTGACAAGTGACAGACAGAGCAGTTGCTGTTTAGCTGCCTTAAGGTTTCAGCTTGTTATTGCATGGGATGCTCTGCAGCAACAAGTGTTCCAGTTGCACACAGAAGTGCCCTGACAGTCCTTTTAGTCCCACTAAAGACATTTCTTGTTTCCCAGTAGCAAATTTGGAAGCAACTTGTGACGTGCCATGAGTTGGGGAATCACTCTTCCCCCGCTGCTCTGCAGAGATCCTCCGGGCTGCTCAGCAGGCCCAATCTGTTGGTGGGTAGTTTCAGAAAAAAGAATTAGTACGGTGCTGCACCATGgcacagcagaggaaaggaaTAGATATGGATCCCCTTGCTCTTGTAGTCAGCATTCCCACTGGCCacctgtttgctttttcagtgctTACAGGGAAGGACGAGGCTAAAGCAAACATGGGACAATGGGTCTTTCCTTTCCTGGATGGTTGTTAATGGACGCTGGCAATGCCACAGGAATTCCTACTTGCAATGATGGGAAGAGAGGCCTGGAGCAGGGTTACCCACCACCAATCTGTGAAGCCTGGGCTGCTCTATTAACAAAATGTGCTCTCCCTttcctcaatttttttccctaagaaataTTAATTCATGCAGCAATTATGCCCTTTTGTTCCCCAAAGCTCAGCAATAAGGGCTCAAAACAACAGCAAGTGATTTCAGTATTGATCAGTCTGACCTCCTGGGCCCCCATCAGTCACATCAGGCAAAGCAATGGCATTCGAGCCTCACAAAATGAAGGGCACTATAAGAGTCTTCTGTGTTAGTGATGTGACAAGGATCTCCACATGCTGACAGCAAAGGCTTCTCCACATGGGAACGTGAGATGAAATGAAGCAGGGAAGGAATGTACAGTTcaggaagagatggaaaagggTTCAGAGAAAGAGACTGCTCCCTGCCAAGAAGGGTAAGAGAAGTGCTGCCATTGATGAGTCTACTCCTGTGACACCAGCAGGTGAAGCTTTTCAGAGCCTGTTGTGACTGTGACCTGGGCAGGATGGGATTAACAGTGTAATACAACCTCTCTAGGTTGGCAGAAAGGGCAAGATCAATATAGCTAGTGGATTAGGCCTAGAATAGAAGCACATGAAGCCTGCAGCCTGTTTGGCTTGGCTTCTACTTCCAAATCACTTATGCAGCAAGTGTGCCTAGAATGAGAAGACTATAGGCAGATCTATGTGTGCTAAAGGCTTGCACTGCTCCTGACAGATGTtagcacaccaattctttcagaAGAGC
The Harpia harpyja isolate bHarHar1 chromosome 12, bHarHar1 primary haplotype, whole genome shotgun sequence genome window above contains:
- the CENPV gene encoding centromere protein V, with amino-acid sequence MGRATAGSARRSRRGSAAASSPAGGSRRGRGKKADGSPAGPGAQAEPPGTFNLGAQSRRWAAFQELHRLSCEEAARLLLDAYEYRGLVKHTGGCHCGAIRFEVWASADLHVFNCNCSICTKKQNRHFIVPASRFKLLKGADNLTTYTFNTHRAQHTFCKTCGVQSFYTPRSNPDGYGIAPHCLDDGTVQTIVTEDINGKEWEKAVKEHKTIRDMSKP